Genomic segment of Bacteroidota bacterium:
AACTTCACAAATTGCTCACGCAGCAGAAAAAGGAGTTTGCAGCGCTGGTGGGCAATGTGATTTATCGGCCCACGACATAGGAGTCATTTTCTGGCTTCCCAGTATTTAGGTATCCTTTTATGATGAGCGAATGCGATGACGATAACATCTTTTTTTCGCACCTCAAAAACTATTTTATAGGGGAAACGTATCAGGTTTACTTTCCGAGTCCTTTTATAGACCTTCTGAAAGGATAGGGGATGGGTGGCAATTATCTCAAACGTTCGTTCAATTTCTTTGATGAGTTGCCCGGCAAGCTTTGGGTTTATTTCCAAATGCCATTCTATGGCAGCGAATAAATCAGTATTAAAACCTTCGAGGGCTCTGATATTATAAGCCATATTTTTTTGAAATCATTTGTCTGACTTCTTTCCAGTCTTTCGCCGATTCTGGATTCTTTGTGTGCTCTGCCGCTCTTTACCCTTGGAAATCTTCCCCGGTTAAGGGGGGCGCCGCCTCCTCACACACCTCTAAACCACCTACAAAATTGGAGGGCTGCATTTGTATCAAAGCAGCGGGCGGTTTGGCGGCCCCTCACCCTTGGGGATGGTTTTCATA
This window contains:
- a CDS encoding type II toxin-antitoxin system RelE/ParE family toxin; translation: MAYNIRALEGFNTDLFAAIEWHLEINPKLAGQLIKEIERTFEIIATHPLSFQKVYKRTRKVNLIRFPYKIVFEVRKKDVIVIAFAHHKRIPKYWEARK